In Rutidosis leptorrhynchoides isolate AG116_Rl617_1_P2 chromosome 6, CSIRO_AGI_Rlap_v1, whole genome shotgun sequence, the DNA window agctatacagggttgaggttgattccaaaaatatatatactttgagttgtgatctagcctgagacgtgtatacactgggtcgtggattgattcaagataatatatatcaatttatttctgtacatctaactgtggacaactagttgtaggttattaatgaggacagctgacttaatacactcaaatctttgaaacataataaaaatggttgtaattatattttgatcatactttgatatatatgtgcatatttgtataggttcgtgaatcgatctgtggccaagtcttatttccgaggaaggaaatatctgtgaaagtgagttatagtcccacttttaaaatctaatatttttgggatgagaatacatgcaggttttataaatgatttacaaaatagacacaagtacgtgaaactacattctatggttgaattatcgaaatcgaatatgcccctttttattaagtctggtaatctaagaattagggaacagacaccctaattgacgcgaatcctaaagatagatctattgggcctaacaaaccccatccaaagtaccggatgctttagtacttcgaaatttatatcatatccgaagggtgtcccggaatgatggggatattcttatatatgcatcttgttaatgtcggttaccaggtgttcagcatatgaatgatttttatctctatgtatgggatgtgtattgaaatatgaaatcttgtggtctattgttacaatttgatatatataggttaaacctataactcaccaacatttttttgacgtttaaagcatgtttattctcaggtgattactaagagcttccgctgttgcatactaaaataaggacaagatttggagtccatgtttgtatgatattgtgtaaaaactgtattcaagaaacatatgtcgatgtaatatatttctattgtaaactattatgtaatggtcatgtgtaaacagtatattttagattatcattatttgataatctacgtaatgtttttaaaacctttattgataaaataaaggttatggttgttttaaaaatgaatgcagtctttgaaaaatgtctcatatagaggtcaaaacctcgcaacgaaatcaattaatatggaacgtttataatcaatatgaactggacatttcacccaagtgggaattggttaaagttttctatgatagtttAGATTCCCAAAATAGGCAGTTTCTTTTGGCGGCTAGTGGTGGGGCATTCTTAACTCGGTCTAGTGATGATGAATGGACGTTCTTCGAACAGTtaagcaagggttcaaaaacccaagcttTGGTTGATCGTAAACAACCTAGTACCTCCCGAGTGAATCATGTTTTCGATTCGGGTGGTTCATCTAGGAACTTAGAGCAGGAATTTgatgatttgaaaatgcttatatttaacaacccaaaccagggtcatgcttgtaatgtttcgcaggttcaggaagtatgtgagatttgtggagatccttctcaCTTTGCATATGGATGTAGAAATGGGATTCCACCGGTAAATCAGCACATAGTGGAAGAACAAGTTAACGAGGTTCAGGGATGGAGATATGATCCATACTCCAACACGTATAATCCGGGGTGGAGAAATCATCCTAATTTTAGTTGGAGCAATAACAACGCTCTGAATGCTAACCAAGGGAACCAACTTAGACCACAAAACAACTTTCAAAACCAGGGTAACTTTCAGAACCAAGGCAACTACCAAAGAAACTAGCAAAATCCTTATCCCAACAACCGAAACCAAAACTAAAACAATTATCAAAACCAaggccaaaaccaaaaccaaaatcaaaacaGTACTTCAATTAATCAGCCATCTAGCTCGGATGCTAAGATGGATGCTTTCATCTCCGAAATGCGAAAAATGATAGAAGTGCAAAATAAGTCGATTGGTGCATTAGCTAAGGAGATCGGTAATGTAGCGGAAAGTAAGGGAAATAGGGAAACAGGTACAATTCCAAGCTACACAATTCTAAATCCAAATCATAAGGATCAGGGAAAAGGGCATAGCGTTAACATAGTAGGTACCTTGAGAAGCGGAAATAAGTATGACAATAAGGTAGGTGAAAAAGAGGTAGTGCAACCAGAGCCAAGTAAGTCTCCTATTGTTCTTGATGAGGAAGAGGTAAGTGAAGTCGATGACCAAGGAGAAGGGGTGAAAAATAAGGACCCAATTGTTAATGAGACCGGGAAATCGGAGACGGAATCAAAATCCGTCCCATTTCCCAAGGCCTTAGAGTCCCCAAACCAGttcccttatgggaaaaagggaccaCAACCAGAGGACATGTGGGAAACGTTTAAACAGGTTAAGATAAATTTACCCCTCCTCGATGCTATTAGGCAAGTCCCGTCT includes these proteins:
- the LOC139854766 gene encoding uncharacterized protein → MDAFISEMRKMIEVQNKSIGALAKEIGNVAESKGNRETGTIPSYTILNPNHKDQGKGHSVNIVGTLRSGNKYDNKVGEKEVVQPEPSKSPIVLDEEEVSEVDDQGEGVKNKDPIVNETGKSETESKSVPFPKALESPNQFPYGKKGPQPEDMWETFKQVKINLPLLDAIRQVPSYAKFLKDLCTQKRKQRATLLKKVELTEHLNAFVSGTLPPKFKDPGTPLIAVTVGNVNVKKALLDLGASINILPFCLVDQSELGLMKRTDIIIQLADQSIKTPRGY